One segment of Struthio camelus isolate bStrCam1 chromosome 27, bStrCam1.hap1, whole genome shotgun sequence DNA contains the following:
- the HR gene encoding lysine-specific demethylase hairless isoform X2, whose product MASDAGMEEALPRWRMPQEAAQDTRVMESSGAAGALPRTAAAELGLMAPGYQEPVKLGYGPGLHAEKGHLWRGSAGCPGLGREPAGGRLGCAYPPAHVRDALCRLPRGLKDGADLQLLLEPRNGQPKAGWAAPGKERRGPRWPEAVLAAPLALYSHAYRRYPLPLAGLESQRPGKPRCLAEPAGGAGDGASDPPALRHCPFLVEATLAERSPFLVSALLPADPAYGSGLGGAAADGPGALGEGCYAAADWHLAPYAPPWGQPLYLSPPPRRKAPPAPFGSASSSGNEEFYPKKEPGLHLLAKDPVQSQLLGRGQAGTARQDGDGELPAAAWGDGRARDGPPAPAPDAPPPPASPGHAGRPLFLPQPSAPGGSWAGTRPHAADFPPEPAPGRPSKPKDESLTYQSLQPGSPLGPREPEPSPLLTDGPYPLALSKPELPSACPCATLGCERCPGVGCRALGPFAAPAEAPGPDGEAALGAQGGRFACPPGNHTKLKKTWLTRHSEQSSPRCKALRREGPGGAPEAPVPPGKRSAKRPHGSGDGPRGAGEGAGAAKRGTKAVDRAGAACPGAEERAAFPEERKMELGEGGARSCAGAGPRRLQSVPCTALPASIPRCCACAARAQGGPGADGEEDDPPESACRLLHFRRFAFGAGGELSVDGFCTLDEAEGETLHLDAAGKERRSKSASSSLCLAKYLLSVLGDPFCEAVRRDREAWLGAHGGHERVTAWRRGEGAPQLCDACQRGLFNSHWSCARCGFQLCPDCHRGRRQEAGQEDPARPAECVPGQDHDVGSLVPTQFVPIHVLTELWKLLHEVRAKFAIQSRCPCGAGAAEQGPAEAAGSRQEKLGKAMPRLQPSSDGEADTSRPIKEESPELGPRSPGGSAPRGAVQTATLCDLLASTAIKLCLGHAGVRMAFAPVSPASPSDTRLTNILDSIIARVVERKIQERQGGREPGGRAVTVTAAAAAEPHTSHCLLAPGGLLWLHDPNHATNYKLFQEHWRQGQPVLVSGLQKTLDGRLWGPESLWPAGGEQEVEAVNLRAQPGRVRLSSKEFWDGFAASATCPELEPGGDLLKLESGFGDMQLCQAANLSASLPLLEYCGPDGRLNLASYLRGERGWHWLRPRICVAYGVRPEDRTIGTKNLTVEVADSISVLVHAGASLPDRPELLLQAEEDGMDVLLKERLWDASSRPGALWHIFRAEDAGRIRDFLQKACQDHERDGAAQPEPAAHRGCYLDLSLRRRLREECGVSSWTLLQFLGDAVLVPAGAPHQVQTLTGTVSVEQRFLSPENATRLRDHSASPAGAARRLRAQMDGMIFSAVREAVGVLQGCK is encoded by the exons ATGGCCAGCGACGCCGGGATGGAGGAGGCCCTGCCGCGGTGGAGGATGCCCCAGGAGGCAGCGCAGGACACCCGGGTGATGGagagcagcggggcggcgggggccctgCCTCGGACGGCCGCCGCGGAGCTGGGACTCATGGCCCCGGGCTACCAGGAGCCCGTCAAGCTGGGCTACGGCCCCGGGCTGCATGCGGAGAAGGGGCATCTCTGGAGGGGCTCCgcggggtgcccggggctgggccgggagCCCGCCGGGGGCAGGCTGGGCTGCGCCTACCCGCCGGCGCACGTGCGCGATGCCCTGTGCCGCCTGCCCCGCGGCCTCAAGGACGGCGCcgacctgcagctgctgctggagccccGCAACGGCCAGCCCAAGGCGGGCTGGGCCGCGCCGGGCAAggagcgccgggggccgcggtgGCCCGAGGCCGTGCTGGCCGCCCCGCTGGCCCTCTACAGCCACGCGTACCGCCGCTACCCGCTGCCCTTGGCCGGGCTGGAGAGCCAGCGCCCCGGCAAGCCCCGCTGCCTGGCCgagcccgccggcggcgcgggggacgGCGCCAGTGACCCCCCGGCTCTCCGCCACTGCCCCTTCCTCGTGGAGGCCACGCTGGCCGAGCGCAGCCCCTTCCTCGTGTCCGCCCTGCTGCCGGCCGACCCCGCGTACGGCAGCGggctgggcggcgcggcggccgacggccccggggcgctgggcGAGGGGTGCTACGCCGCCGCGGACTGGCACCTGGCGCCCTACGCGCCGCCCTGGGGGCAGCCCCTCTACCtgagccccccgccgcggcgcaaGGCGCCTCCAGCCCCCTTCGGCAGCGCCTCCAGCTCCGGGAACGAG gAGTTTTACCCGAAGAAAGAGCCCGGTTTGCACCTCCTGGCCAAGGACCCAGTGCAATCTCAGCTGCTGGGCAGGGGCCAGGCGGGCACGGCGAGGCAGGACGGAGACGGGGAGCTGCCGGCCGCCGCGTGGGGAGACGGCAGAGCTAGGGACGGCCCGCCGGCACCCGCTCCCGACGCCCCACCGCCGCCTGCCAGCCCCGGCCACGCGGGACGCCCGCTCTTCCTCCCGCAGCCCAGCGCGCCGGGGGGCTCCTGGGCCGGCACGCGGCCCCATGCCGCGGATTTCCCTCCGGAGCCTGCACCGGGCAGGCCCTCCAAGCCCAAAGACGAGAGCCTCACGTACCAAAGCCTGCAGCCGGGGTCGCCGCTGGGACCGAGGGAGCCCGAGCCGTCGCCTCTGCTCACGGACGGGCCCTACCCGCTGGCCCTTTCCAAGCCGGAGCTGCCCTCGGCGTGCCCGTGCGCCACGCTGGGCTGCGAGAGGTGCCCGGGAGTGGGATGCAGGGCGCTTGGCCCCTTCGCCGCCCCGGCTGAGGCGCCGGGGCCGGACGGCGAGGCGGCCCTGGGTGCCCAGGGGGGCCGCTTTGCCTGCCCGCCCGGCAACCACACCAAGCTGAAGAAAACCTGGCTGACGCGCCACTCGGAGCAGTCCTCACCGCGCTGCAAGGCGCTCCGGCGCgagggccccggcggcgccccggaGGCACCTGTGCCGCCAGGCAAGCGGTCAGCCAAGCGGCCGCATGGCTCCGGCGAcgggccccggggcgccggcgAGGGTGCTGGCGCTGCCAAGCGGGGCACGAAGGCGGTGGACCGCGCGGGTGCTGCCTGCCCCGGTGCCGAGGAGAGGGCAGCGTTCCCGGAGGAGAGGAAGATGGAGCTGGGAGAGGGAG GAGCACGGAGctgcgccggcgcggggccgcggcgcctgcAGAGCGTGCCCTGCACGGCCCTGCCCGCGAGCATCCCGCGGTGCTGCGCCTGCGCGGCCCGCGCCCAGGGGGGGCCCGGGGCCGACGGCGAGGAGGACGACCCCCCCGAGAGCGCCTGCAGGCTGCTGCACTTCCGCAG GTTTGCCTTTGGGGCCGGCGGGGAGCTGAGCGTGGATGGCTTTTGCACCCTGGACGAAGCAGAGGGGGAGACGCTGCACCTGGACGCGGCCGGCAAGGAGAGAAGGAGCAAGAGcgccagcagcagcctctgcctggCCAAGTACCTGCTGTCGGTGCTGGGTGACCCCTTCTGCGAGGCCGTGCGGCGAGACAGGGAGGCTTGGCTGGGAGCCCACGGGGGACACGAGC GggtgacagcctggaggcgcGGGGAAGGAGCCCCCCAGCTCTGCGACGCCTGCCAGCGCGGCCTCTTCAACTCCCACTGGAGCTGCGCCAGATGTGGCTTCCAGCTGTGCCCCGACTGCCACCGCGGCAGGCGGCAGGAGGCTGGCCAAG AGGATCCGGCGCGGCCGGCTGAGTGTGTCCCTGGGCAAGACCACGACGTCGGGTCCCTCGTCCCCACGCAGTTCGTCCCCATCCATG TGCTCACCGAGCTCTGGAAGCTGCTGCACGAGGTGCGGGCCAAGTTCGCCATCCAGTCGCGCTGCCCCTGCGGGGCGGGTGCCGCGGAGCAGGGCCCGGCGGAGGCCGCAGGCAGCCGGCAG GAGAAGCTGGGGAAGGCGATGCCGCGTCTCCAGCCCAGCAGCGATGGCGAAGCCGACACGTCCAGGCCCATCAAGGAAG AGAGCCCCGAGCTGGGGCCGCGCTCGCCGGGGGGTTCGGCGCCCCGGGGGGCCGTGCAGACCGCCACGCTCTGCGACCTCCTCGCCTCCACCGCCATCAAGCTGTGCCTGGGGCACGCCGGCGTGCGCATGGCCTTCGCGCCCGTCTCGCCCGCCTCGCCCAGC GACACCCGCCTCACCAATATCCTGGACAGCATCATCGCCCGGGTGGTGGAGAGGAAGATCCAGGAGCGGCAGGGGGGCCGCGAGCCGGGCGGCCGTGCTGTCACCgtcaccgccgctgccgccgccgagccccaCACCTCGCACTGCCTGCTGGCGCCCGGCGGGCTGCTCTGGCTCCACGACCCCAACCACGCCACCAACTACAAGCTCTTCCAGGAGCACTGGCGGCAGGGCCAG CCAGTCTTGGTGTCAGGGCTGCAGAAGACGCTGGACGGGCGCCTGTGGGGGCCGGAGTCACTGtggccggccggcggggagcaGGAGGTGGAGGCGGTGAACCTGCGCGCCCAGCCGGGCCGCGTGAGGCTCAGCAGCAAGGAGTTTTGGGACGGCTTCGCCGCCAGTGCCA CGTGCCCCGAGCTGGAGCCCGGCGGTGACCTGCTGAAGCTGGAGAGCGGCTTCGGGGACATGCAGCTGTGCCA GGCCGCCAACCTGAGCGCCAGCCTGCCGCTGCTGGAGTACTGCGGGCCGGACGGCCGCCTCAACCTGGCCTCCTACctgcggggcgagcggggctggcACTGGCTGCGCCCCCGCATCTGCGTGGCTTACg GCGTGAGGCCTGAGGACAGGACCATTGGGACCAAAAACCTGACGGTGGAGGTGGCCGACTCCATCAGCGTGCTGGTGCATGCGGGGGCATCGCTGCCCGACCGGCCGG agctgctgctgcaagcCGAGGAGGACGGCATGGACGTGCTGCTCAAGGAGCGCCTCTGGGACGCCagcagccgccccggcgccctGTGGCACATCTTCCGGGCCGAGGACGCCGGCCGCATCCGGGACTTCTTGCAAAAG GCTTGCCAGGACCACgagcgggacggggcggcgcaGCCGGAGCCCGCTGCCCACCGCGGCTGCTATCTGGACCTCTCGCTGCGGAGGAGGCTGCGCGAGGAGTGTGGCGTGAGCAGCTGGACGCTCCTGCAGTTCCTCGGGGACGCCGTGCTGGTCCCCGCAGGGGCTCCCCACCAG GTGCAGACCCTCACCGGCACCGTCAGCGTGGAGCAGCGGTTCCTCTCGCCGGAGAATGCCACCCGCCTCAGGGACCACAgcgccagccccgccggggccgcccgccgcctccgagCCCAG ATGGACGGCATGATCTTCTCGGCGGTGCGCGAGGCTGTGGGCGTCCTGCAAGGCTGCAAGTAG
- the HR gene encoding lysine-specific demethylase hairless isoform X1 has protein sequence MASDAGMEEALPRWRMPQEAAQDTRVMESSGAAGALPRTAAAELGLMAPGYQEPVKLGYGPGLHAEKGHLWRGSAGCPGLGREPAGGRLGCAYPPAHVRDALCRLPRGLKDGADLQLLLEPRNGQPKAGWAAPGKERRGPRWPEAVLAAPLALYSHAYRRYPLPLAGLESQRPGKPRCLAEPAGGAGDGASDPPALRHCPFLVEATLAERSPFLVSALLPADPAYGSGLGGAAADGPGALGEGCYAAADWHLAPYAPPWGQPLYLSPPPRRKAPPAPFGSASSSGNEEFYPKKEPGLHLLAKDPVQSQLLGRGQAGTARQDGDGELPAAAWGDGRARDGPPAPAPDAPPPPASPGHAGRPLFLPQPSAPGGSWAGTRPHAADFPPEPAPGRPSKPKDESLTYQSLQPGSPLGPREPEPSPLLTDGPYPLALSKPELPSACPCATLGCERCPGVGCRALGPFAAPAEAPGPDGEAALGAQGGRFACPPGNHTKLKKTWLTRHSEQSSPRCKALRREGPGGAPEAPVPPGKRSAKRPHGSGDGPRGAGEGAGAAKRGTKAVDRAGAACPGAEERAAFPEERKMELGEGGARSCAGAGPRRLQSVPCTALPASIPRCCACAARAQGGPGADGEEDDPPESACRLLHFRRFAFGAGGELSVDGFCTLDEAEGETLHLDAAGKERRSKSASSSLCLAKYLLSVLGDPFCEAVRRDREAWLGAHGGHERVTAWRRGEGAPQLCDACQRGLFNSHWSCARCGFQLCPDCHRGRRQEAGQEDPARPAECVPGQDHDVGSLVPTQFVPIHVLTELWKLLHEVRAKFAIQSRCPCGAGAAEQGPAEAAGSRQEKLGKAMPRLQPSSDGEADTSRPIKEESPELGPRSPGGSAPRGAVQTATLCDLLASTAIKLCLGHAGVRMAFAPVSPASPSDTRLTNILDSIIARVVERKIQERQGGREPGGRAVTVTAAAAAEPHTSHCLLAPGGLLWLHDPNHATNYKLFQEHWRQGQPVLVSGLQKTLDGRLWGPESLWPAGGEQEVEAVNLRAQPGRVRLSSKEFWDGFAASATCPELEPGGDLLKLESGFGDMQLCQAANLSASLPLLEYCGPDGRLNLASYLRGERGWHWLRPRICVAYGVRPEDRTIGTKNLTVEVADSISVLVHAGASLPDRPGKADAGVGGARRGPSPAHRPLPAELLLQAEEDGMDVLLKERLWDASSRPGALWHIFRAEDAGRIRDFLQKACQDHERDGAAQPEPAAHRGCYLDLSLRRRLREECGVSSWTLLQFLGDAVLVPAGAPHQVQTLTGTVSVEQRFLSPENATRLRDHSASPAGAARRLRAQMDGMIFSAVREAVGVLQGCK, from the exons ATGGCCAGCGACGCCGGGATGGAGGAGGCCCTGCCGCGGTGGAGGATGCCCCAGGAGGCAGCGCAGGACACCCGGGTGATGGagagcagcggggcggcgggggccctgCCTCGGACGGCCGCCGCGGAGCTGGGACTCATGGCCCCGGGCTACCAGGAGCCCGTCAAGCTGGGCTACGGCCCCGGGCTGCATGCGGAGAAGGGGCATCTCTGGAGGGGCTCCgcggggtgcccggggctgggccgggagCCCGCCGGGGGCAGGCTGGGCTGCGCCTACCCGCCGGCGCACGTGCGCGATGCCCTGTGCCGCCTGCCCCGCGGCCTCAAGGACGGCGCcgacctgcagctgctgctggagccccGCAACGGCCAGCCCAAGGCGGGCTGGGCCGCGCCGGGCAAggagcgccgggggccgcggtgGCCCGAGGCCGTGCTGGCCGCCCCGCTGGCCCTCTACAGCCACGCGTACCGCCGCTACCCGCTGCCCTTGGCCGGGCTGGAGAGCCAGCGCCCCGGCAAGCCCCGCTGCCTGGCCgagcccgccggcggcgcgggggacgGCGCCAGTGACCCCCCGGCTCTCCGCCACTGCCCCTTCCTCGTGGAGGCCACGCTGGCCGAGCGCAGCCCCTTCCTCGTGTCCGCCCTGCTGCCGGCCGACCCCGCGTACGGCAGCGggctgggcggcgcggcggccgacggccccggggcgctgggcGAGGGGTGCTACGCCGCCGCGGACTGGCACCTGGCGCCCTACGCGCCGCCCTGGGGGCAGCCCCTCTACCtgagccccccgccgcggcgcaaGGCGCCTCCAGCCCCCTTCGGCAGCGCCTCCAGCTCCGGGAACGAG gAGTTTTACCCGAAGAAAGAGCCCGGTTTGCACCTCCTGGCCAAGGACCCAGTGCAATCTCAGCTGCTGGGCAGGGGCCAGGCGGGCACGGCGAGGCAGGACGGAGACGGGGAGCTGCCGGCCGCCGCGTGGGGAGACGGCAGAGCTAGGGACGGCCCGCCGGCACCCGCTCCCGACGCCCCACCGCCGCCTGCCAGCCCCGGCCACGCGGGACGCCCGCTCTTCCTCCCGCAGCCCAGCGCGCCGGGGGGCTCCTGGGCCGGCACGCGGCCCCATGCCGCGGATTTCCCTCCGGAGCCTGCACCGGGCAGGCCCTCCAAGCCCAAAGACGAGAGCCTCACGTACCAAAGCCTGCAGCCGGGGTCGCCGCTGGGACCGAGGGAGCCCGAGCCGTCGCCTCTGCTCACGGACGGGCCCTACCCGCTGGCCCTTTCCAAGCCGGAGCTGCCCTCGGCGTGCCCGTGCGCCACGCTGGGCTGCGAGAGGTGCCCGGGAGTGGGATGCAGGGCGCTTGGCCCCTTCGCCGCCCCGGCTGAGGCGCCGGGGCCGGACGGCGAGGCGGCCCTGGGTGCCCAGGGGGGCCGCTTTGCCTGCCCGCCCGGCAACCACACCAAGCTGAAGAAAACCTGGCTGACGCGCCACTCGGAGCAGTCCTCACCGCGCTGCAAGGCGCTCCGGCGCgagggccccggcggcgccccggaGGCACCTGTGCCGCCAGGCAAGCGGTCAGCCAAGCGGCCGCATGGCTCCGGCGAcgggccccggggcgccggcgAGGGTGCTGGCGCTGCCAAGCGGGGCACGAAGGCGGTGGACCGCGCGGGTGCTGCCTGCCCCGGTGCCGAGGAGAGGGCAGCGTTCCCGGAGGAGAGGAAGATGGAGCTGGGAGAGGGAG GAGCACGGAGctgcgccggcgcggggccgcggcgcctgcAGAGCGTGCCCTGCACGGCCCTGCCCGCGAGCATCCCGCGGTGCTGCGCCTGCGCGGCCCGCGCCCAGGGGGGGCCCGGGGCCGACGGCGAGGAGGACGACCCCCCCGAGAGCGCCTGCAGGCTGCTGCACTTCCGCAG GTTTGCCTTTGGGGCCGGCGGGGAGCTGAGCGTGGATGGCTTTTGCACCCTGGACGAAGCAGAGGGGGAGACGCTGCACCTGGACGCGGCCGGCAAGGAGAGAAGGAGCAAGAGcgccagcagcagcctctgcctggCCAAGTACCTGCTGTCGGTGCTGGGTGACCCCTTCTGCGAGGCCGTGCGGCGAGACAGGGAGGCTTGGCTGGGAGCCCACGGGGGACACGAGC GggtgacagcctggaggcgcGGGGAAGGAGCCCCCCAGCTCTGCGACGCCTGCCAGCGCGGCCTCTTCAACTCCCACTGGAGCTGCGCCAGATGTGGCTTCCAGCTGTGCCCCGACTGCCACCGCGGCAGGCGGCAGGAGGCTGGCCAAG AGGATCCGGCGCGGCCGGCTGAGTGTGTCCCTGGGCAAGACCACGACGTCGGGTCCCTCGTCCCCACGCAGTTCGTCCCCATCCATG TGCTCACCGAGCTCTGGAAGCTGCTGCACGAGGTGCGGGCCAAGTTCGCCATCCAGTCGCGCTGCCCCTGCGGGGCGGGTGCCGCGGAGCAGGGCCCGGCGGAGGCCGCAGGCAGCCGGCAG GAGAAGCTGGGGAAGGCGATGCCGCGTCTCCAGCCCAGCAGCGATGGCGAAGCCGACACGTCCAGGCCCATCAAGGAAG AGAGCCCCGAGCTGGGGCCGCGCTCGCCGGGGGGTTCGGCGCCCCGGGGGGCCGTGCAGACCGCCACGCTCTGCGACCTCCTCGCCTCCACCGCCATCAAGCTGTGCCTGGGGCACGCCGGCGTGCGCATGGCCTTCGCGCCCGTCTCGCCCGCCTCGCCCAGC GACACCCGCCTCACCAATATCCTGGACAGCATCATCGCCCGGGTGGTGGAGAGGAAGATCCAGGAGCGGCAGGGGGGCCGCGAGCCGGGCGGCCGTGCTGTCACCgtcaccgccgctgccgccgccgagccccaCACCTCGCACTGCCTGCTGGCGCCCGGCGGGCTGCTCTGGCTCCACGACCCCAACCACGCCACCAACTACAAGCTCTTCCAGGAGCACTGGCGGCAGGGCCAG CCAGTCTTGGTGTCAGGGCTGCAGAAGACGCTGGACGGGCGCCTGTGGGGGCCGGAGTCACTGtggccggccggcggggagcaGGAGGTGGAGGCGGTGAACCTGCGCGCCCAGCCGGGCCGCGTGAGGCTCAGCAGCAAGGAGTTTTGGGACGGCTTCGCCGCCAGTGCCA CGTGCCCCGAGCTGGAGCCCGGCGGTGACCTGCTGAAGCTGGAGAGCGGCTTCGGGGACATGCAGCTGTGCCA GGCCGCCAACCTGAGCGCCAGCCTGCCGCTGCTGGAGTACTGCGGGCCGGACGGCCGCCTCAACCTGGCCTCCTACctgcggggcgagcggggctggcACTGGCTGCGCCCCCGCATCTGCGTGGCTTACg GCGTGAGGCCTGAGGACAGGACCATTGGGACCAAAAACCTGACGGTGGAGGTGGCCGACTCCATCAGCGTGCTGGTGCATGCGGGGGCATCGCTGCCCGACCGGCCGGGTAAGGCTGACGCAGGGGTTggaggcgcccgccgcggccccagccccgctcaccgcCCCTTGcccgcagagctgctgctgcaagcCGAGGAGGACGGCATGGACGTGCTGCTCAAGGAGCGCCTCTGGGACGCCagcagccgccccggcgccctGTGGCACATCTTCCGGGCCGAGGACGCCGGCCGCATCCGGGACTTCTTGCAAAAG GCTTGCCAGGACCACgagcgggacggggcggcgcaGCCGGAGCCCGCTGCCCACCGCGGCTGCTATCTGGACCTCTCGCTGCGGAGGAGGCTGCGCGAGGAGTGTGGCGTGAGCAGCTGGACGCTCCTGCAGTTCCTCGGGGACGCCGTGCTGGTCCCCGCAGGGGCTCCCCACCAG GTGCAGACCCTCACCGGCACCGTCAGCGTGGAGCAGCGGTTCCTCTCGCCGGAGAATGCCACCCGCCTCAGGGACCACAgcgccagccccgccggggccgcccgccgcctccgagCCCAG ATGGACGGCATGATCTTCTCGGCGGTGCGCGAGGCTGTGGGCGTCCTGCAAGGCTGCAAGTAG
- the NUDT18 gene encoding 8-oxo-dGDP phosphatase NUDT18 isoform X1, with amino-acid sequence MGEAPAAELEAVLSGGGWDVAERYDCCPQPAGPARLRRNACYVVLAVLFNERDEVLLMQEAKPECRGKWYLPAGRMEPGESIAAAVRREVREETGLECEPLTLLVLEERGPAWIRFVFLARPTGGTLKTLQDADAESLQATWWAGEPSALPLRAPDILPLLELAARYRRSPSHPATLPQELPCALICLRLLVAFASDTGDLWVLLSTAGTPHLPVTACGTAASEPRGGLRAPVLRLLRDCLPPAAPSPALLGLLGLQHRAAGADGVCFNALLSVAAGRPGAGPPELRSPAFRWWRVEEEGLKGRIAQRLRAAAVVPVYS; translated from the exons ATGggggaggcgccggcggcggagctggaggccgtgctGAGCGGCGGAGGCTGGGACGTGGCCGAGAGGTACGACtgctgcccgcagcccgccggccccgcgcggctgcgcAGGAACGCCTGCTACGTCGTCCTGGCGGTGCTCTTCAACGAGCGG gACGAGGTGCTGCTGATGCAGGAGGCCAAGCCCGAGTGCCGGGGCAAGTGGTACCTGCCCGCCGGCAGGATGGAGCCCGGCGAGAGCATCGCGGCGGCCGTGCGGCGGGaggtgcgggaggagacggggCTGGAGTGCGAGCCGCTCACCCTGCTGGTGCTGGAGGAGCGAGGGCCGGCCTGGATCCGCTTCGTCTTCCTCGCGCGCCCCACCG gTGGGACCCTGAAGACGCTGCAGGACGCTGACGCCGAGTCCCTGCAGGCCACGTGGTGGGCCGGGGAGCCGTCCGCTCTGCCCCTGCGAGCCCCCGACATCCTGCCCTTGCTGGAGCTCGCCGCCCGCTaccgccgcagcccctcgcatCCCGCCACCCTGCCCCAGGAGCTGCCCTGCGCCCTCATCTGCTTGCGGCTCCTCGTGGCCTTCGCCAGCGACACTGGGGACCTGTGGGTGCTGCTGAGCACGGCCGGGACCCCCCACCTGCCCGTGACGGCCTGCGGCACGGCTGCCTCCGAGCcgcgcggcgggctgcgcgcgcCGGTGCTCCGGCTGCTGCGGGACTGcctgccgccggccgcgccgagTCCCGCgctcctggggctgctggggctgcagcaccGGGCTGCCGGCGCGGACGGCGTTTGCTTCAACGCCCTGCTGAGCgtggcggccggccgccccggcgccggcccccccgaGCTGCGCAGCCCCGCTTTCCGCTGGTGGCGAGTGGAGGAGGAGGGCCTGAAGGGCAGGATCGCGCAGCGGCTTCGCGCGGCGGCCGTGGTGCCCGTCTACAGCTAG
- the NUDT18 gene encoding 8-oxo-dGDP phosphatase NUDT18 isoform X2, with protein MQEAKPECRGKWYLPAGRMEPGESIAAAVRREVREETGLECEPLTLLVLEERGPAWIRFVFLARPTGGTLKTLQDADAESLQATWWAGEPSALPLRAPDILPLLELAARYRRSPSHPATLPQELPCALICLRLLVAFASDTGDLWVLLSTAGTPHLPVTACGTAASEPRGGLRAPVLRLLRDCLPPAAPSPALLGLLGLQHRAAGADGVCFNALLSVAAGRPGAGPPELRSPAFRWWRVEEEGLKGRIAQRLRAAAVVPVYS; from the exons ATGCAGGAGGCCAAGCCCGAGTGCCGGGGCAAGTGGTACCTGCCCGCCGGCAGGATGGAGCCCGGCGAGAGCATCGCGGCGGCCGTGCGGCGGGaggtgcgggaggagacggggCTGGAGTGCGAGCCGCTCACCCTGCTGGTGCTGGAGGAGCGAGGGCCGGCCTGGATCCGCTTCGTCTTCCTCGCGCGCCCCACCG gTGGGACCCTGAAGACGCTGCAGGACGCTGACGCCGAGTCCCTGCAGGCCACGTGGTGGGCCGGGGAGCCGTCCGCTCTGCCCCTGCGAGCCCCCGACATCCTGCCCTTGCTGGAGCTCGCCGCCCGCTaccgccgcagcccctcgcatCCCGCCACCCTGCCCCAGGAGCTGCCCTGCGCCCTCATCTGCTTGCGGCTCCTCGTGGCCTTCGCCAGCGACACTGGGGACCTGTGGGTGCTGCTGAGCACGGCCGGGACCCCCCACCTGCCCGTGACGGCCTGCGGCACGGCTGCCTCCGAGCcgcgcggcgggctgcgcgcgcCGGTGCTCCGGCTGCTGCGGGACTGcctgccgccggccgcgccgagTCCCGCgctcctggggctgctggggctgcagcaccGGGCTGCCGGCGCGGACGGCGTTTGCTTCAACGCCCTGCTGAGCgtggcggccggccgccccggcgccggcccccccgaGCTGCGCAGCCCCGCTTTCCGCTGGTGGCGAGTGGAGGAGGAGGGCCTGAAGGGCAGGATCGCGCAGCGGCTTCGCGCGGCGGCCGTGGTGCCCGTCTACAGCTAG